One genomic window of Moorella glycerini includes the following:
- a CDS encoding DsrE/DsrF/DrsH-like family protein, protein MEQPKLSVILLSGELEKLQAGCLVSSVASMSGMEVNVFVTMEALKAFRKDVINAREFKTASEVGREMLNKNVDLFYQLLENAKDMGNLKLYGCAMAMDLMEWKKEDLIDIFDDVIGVTAFLGKAAGSQVIVM, encoded by the coding sequence TAATCCTTCTCTCGGGAGAGCTAGAAAAGCTGCAGGCAGGCTGCCTGGTAAGCTCAGTCGCTTCCATGTCGGGAATGGAAGTTAACGTTTTCGTGACCATGGAGGCATTAAAAGCTTTTCGTAAAGATGTAATCAATGCCAGGGAGTTTAAAACCGCCAGTGAGGTAGGCCGGGAAATGCTTAATAAAAACGTCGACCTGTTCTACCAGCTACTGGAAAACGCGAAAGACATGGGCAACCTGAAGCTATACGGTTGCGCCATGGCCATGGATTTGATGGAGTGGAAGAAGGAAGACCTCATAGATATTTTTGATGACGTAATCGGTGTTACGGCATTCCTGGGTAAAGCAGCCGGCAGCCAGGTCATTGTAATGTAA
- a CDS encoding sulfurtransferase TusA family protein: MSEVNITKTIDARGSYCPGPLMELVKAIKRGQVGDVYELLSSDNGSAKDVPEWVNKMGHELVYCREEGDFWRIAVKKTK, encoded by the coding sequence ATGTCCGAAGTGAATATCACCAAAACTATTGATGCCCGGGGCTCTTATTGTCCCGGACCATTGATGGAACTGGTAAAAGCGATTAAGCGCGGTCAAGTAGGGGACGTCTATGAATTGTTGTCCAGCGATAACGGTTCGGCCAAAGATGTGCCGGAATGGGTCAACAAAATGGGGCACGAGCTTGTATACTGCCGGGAAGAAGGGGACTTCTGGCGCATTGCTGTCAAGAAAACAAAATAA
- a CDS encoding NAD(P)/FAD-dependent oxidoreductase has protein sequence MTRRIIIVGGGVAGTMVANRLAKSLENEVYSGELEVVLIGNTGKHIYQPGFLFMAFNEGFLEQFAREEKYLLHPKVNFVMDAARHIDVDRKRVITGKQSFDYDFLVIATGSYPDMESVPGLAAGGHTFYTPEGAERLRHEILNFQGGTLLVTIDVPHKCPVAPLEFIFMADDYYRETGIRNKVKLKYTYPIGRVHSLEPVAKWAVKEFEKRGIEYEVFFNLEKVDPEKKIAYNMDGSEHPYDLLIAIPAHRGARVIQDSGLGDEDGFIPTDRYSLKMEGQDCVYVIGDATDLPVSKAGSTAHYEADVVVKNLISELKGLPATHRYNGKAFCFIETGLNEATYITFNYKQPPQPVPPSEMLHWFKLSYNEMYWLSARGIL, from the coding sequence GTGACCAGGCGTATTATCATTGTCGGCGGTGGCGTGGCCGGTACCATGGTGGCCAACCGGCTGGCAAAATCGCTGGAAAACGAAGTTTACAGCGGTGAGCTGGAAGTAGTATTGATCGGTAATACCGGCAAGCATATTTACCAGCCGGGCTTCCTGTTCATGGCCTTCAATGAAGGTTTCCTGGAGCAGTTTGCCAGGGAAGAGAAATACCTGCTGCATCCCAAAGTAAATTTCGTTATGGACGCAGCTCGCCATATTGACGTTGACAGGAAAAGGGTTATTACCGGCAAGCAGTCCTTTGACTACGACTTCCTGGTAATAGCCACGGGGTCATACCCCGATATGGAATCGGTTCCGGGCCTGGCGGCAGGCGGCCACACTTTCTATACACCGGAAGGCGCGGAGAGATTACGTCATGAAATACTGAACTTCCAGGGCGGCACCCTGCTGGTAACCATCGACGTGCCCCATAAGTGCCCGGTGGCCCCCCTGGAGTTCATTTTCATGGCTGACGATTACTACCGGGAAACCGGTATCCGCAACAAAGTAAAGCTAAAGTACACTTACCCCATCGGCCGCGTTCATTCTTTGGAACCAGTTGCTAAATGGGCCGTAAAGGAATTCGAAAAACGCGGTATTGAATATGAAGTCTTTTTCAACCTGGAGAAGGTTGATCCGGAAAAAAAGATTGCTTACAACATGGACGGTTCCGAGCACCCCTACGATTTGCTGATTGCTATCCCGGCCCACCGGGGAGCTAGAGTCATTCAAGATTCCGGGCTGGGCGATGAAGACGGCTTTATCCCCACCGACCGTTACAGTTTAAAGATGGAAGGTCAGGATTGTGTCTATGTGATCGGCGATGCCACCGACTTGCCTGTCAGCAAAGCGGGTTCAACCGCCCACTACGAAGCCGACGTGGTGGTAAAAAATTTAATCAGTGAATTAAAGGGGCTGCCGGCTACCCATCGTTATAACGGCAAGGCCTTTTGCTTCATAGAAACCGGGTTAAACGAGGCCACGTATATCACCTTTAACTACAAGCAACCGCCGCAGCCGGTACCGCCCTCAGAGATGTTGCACTGGTTCAAGCTCTCTTATAACGAAATGTACTGGTTATCTGCCCGGGGAATTTTATAA
- a CDS encoding DUF1641 domain-containing protein — MAQPARKIVGTTSTEPELPGRAREILDLVSAGMDSLEPPVIQNMVANLVRLGEMADEFNRPEMLELFREVARAGSNLRGLIAEIRELQETGTMTTLLELGRMVQAMKDSLTAGVVTGVLQQIVDAVAMMDQIQMLQGDRLVMGMIVAMQEAVKENKDKSPQGVLSLLRQLNDPEARKGLGIFTSFLQKLPAQLGFTN, encoded by the coding sequence ATGGCCCAACCTGCCAGGAAAATCGTGGGAACTACCAGTACGGAGCCGGAACTACCCGGGCGCGCGCGGGAAATTTTGGACCTTGTCAGTGCCGGTATGGATTCCCTGGAGCCGCCCGTTATCCAGAATATGGTTGCCAATTTAGTCCGGCTCGGTGAAATGGCCGATGAATTTAACCGCCCGGAAATGCTGGAACTCTTCCGGGAAGTCGCCAGGGCCGGTAGCAACCTCCGCGGCTTAATCGCTGAAATTAGAGAGCTACAGGAGACGGGAACGATGACTACCTTGCTGGAGCTTGGGAGAATGGTCCAGGCTATGAAGGATTCGTTAACAGCCGGGGTAGTCACCGGGGTTCTACAACAGATAGTTGATGCCGTGGCCATGATGGACCAGATACAGATGCTCCAGGGAGACAGGCTCGTGATGGGTATGATCGTAGCTATGCAAGAGGCCGTTAAAGAAAATAAGGATAAATCCCCGCAAGGAGTATTGAGCTTGCTGCGGCAATTGAACGATCCGGAGGCCAGGAAAGGCCTGGGTATCTTTACTTCTTTCTTGCAAAAACTACCGGCGCAATTGGGTTTTACCAATTAG
- the larA gene encoding nickel-dependent lactate racemase has protein sequence MEIQMPYGPGFLSIEVPAQNIIGFLEPPPSLPSLPDVDVVIKNALACPVGARPLGQLVHPGMKVSIAISDASRPNIEKWILPVVFAELSKAGIKDEDITVIVGTGSHRPATPGEIASMVGSKVDSIKVINHFSDTSPLVDLGRTPGGYPALVNRYFYEADLKIALGTILPHPIAGYSGGGKAIAVGLSSSETISSIHTPATLDDPHTGLGKVEGNPFIQFGYDVARLAGLDLLINAVVNEKEEIIDVICGEVEAAHQTLIERTARKIYEARFATPADIVIVAAGHPKDNNLYHVAAEALGVVAGNGVQYPCVKKGGTIIVVSPMAEGIYNETMFKYLSKAAPAEVVRELKTAKIDRPGMHRAYATAQILCDHEIIFAETQLDPEITRQVHIKPMATVAAALEYALAKHGAGASILVVKNSHRLVPILAASSLIKI, from the coding sequence ATGGAAATTCAAATGCCCTACGGACCCGGTTTTTTATCCATTGAAGTCCCAGCTCAAAATATCATTGGTTTCCTGGAACCGCCGCCATCATTGCCATCATTACCTGACGTTGACGTGGTAATCAAAAATGCTTTAGCCTGCCCCGTGGGTGCCAGGCCCCTCGGGCAACTGGTCCACCCGGGGATGAAAGTGAGTATTGCCATTTCCGACGCCTCCCGGCCCAATATCGAAAAATGGATTTTACCAGTAGTATTTGCAGAGTTGAGTAAAGCTGGCATTAAAGACGAGGATATTACGGTTATTGTCGGCACGGGTTCCCACCGCCCGGCCACTCCCGGAGAGATTGCCAGTATGGTAGGGAGTAAGGTTGACAGCATTAAGGTGATTAATCATTTTTCCGATACCAGTCCATTGGTCGACCTGGGCCGGACCCCGGGCGGTTACCCGGCCTTAGTAAATCGCTATTTTTATGAAGCTGATCTCAAGATCGCCCTGGGCACGATTTTACCCCATCCCATTGCCGGCTACAGCGGCGGCGGCAAGGCCATAGCCGTGGGGCTTTCCTCAAGTGAAACTATCAGCAGCATCCATACCCCGGCTACCCTGGACGACCCGCACACCGGCCTGGGCAAGGTAGAAGGTAACCCCTTTATCCAGTTCGGCTATGACGTCGCCCGGCTGGCGGGCCTGGACCTGTTAATCAACGCCGTAGTTAATGAAAAAGAAGAGATTATTGATGTTATCTGCGGCGAGGTGGAAGCGGCCCACCAGACCCTGATTGAGCGTACGGCGCGCAAGATTTATGAAGCCCGCTTTGCCACACCGGCAGACATCGTAATCGTTGCTGCCGGCCATCCCAAAGATAATAACCTGTACCATGTTGCCGCCGAGGCCCTGGGGGTAGTAGCCGGCAACGGGGTTCAGTACCCCTGCGTTAAAAAGGGCGGGACGATAATCGTCGTCTCTCCCATGGCCGAAGGGATTTATAATGAAACAATGTTTAAGTACTTGAGCAAGGCGGCACCGGCAGAGGTGGTGCGGGAACTAAAGACGGCGAAAATAGACCGCCCGGGAATGCACCGCGCCTACGCTACGGCCCAGATCCTCTGCGACCATGAAATTATCTTTGCTGAAACGCAGTTAGACCCGGAGATAACCCGCCAGGTCCACATCAAGCCCATGGCCACCGTGGCCGCGGCTCTGGAATATGCCCTGGCCAAACATGGAGCGGGGGCAAGCATCCTGGTAGTTAAAAATTCCCACCGGCTGGTTCCCATATTAGCAGCTTCAAGTTTAATTAAAATTTAA
- a CDS encoding IS1634 family transposase, with amino-acid sequence MYIRTISRKNKDGSVVRYIQLAHNVWDPKAGYPKAKVLFNFGREEDVDREALVRLVKSITRFLGPEEALRTQAELNGSAPLTFVSSRPIGGAWVLNELWNQLGINRVLAGLLAKRKFQAPVERAIFAMVANRALNPASKLKTEDWVSHDVFIPGLPDVPVQNLYRAMDFLLEAAEELQKDIFFSVAHLFNLEVDLLYFDTTSTYFEVEEEDNPEDHKQHLRRKGNSKDHRPDLPQVVIGLAVTREGLPVRCWVWPGNTADMAVIEQVKKDLVGWQLGRVITVVDRGFASEDNLRYLQRAGGHYIAGEKMRSGKDTVAEALARPGRYKTVKDNLEVKEVIVGDGEKRVRYILVRNPKEAEKDRLEREKILARLKEELAAIGDLKGEPHTKACCQLIAHPTYGRYLKTDKKGQPYIDAARVKAEEKLDGKYLLRTSDDTISAEDVALGYKQLLEVEDAFRTMKQSLELRPVYHRLSDRIHAHVLLCWLGLLLIRVAETKVQDSWRNIRQTLERMHLGEFVGPEGRVLQRTETTPPQQHIFKTLGIKEPPQIIAVETKARKGP; translated from the coding sequence ATGTACATAAGAACTATTTCCCGCAAAAACAAGGACGGCTCTGTTGTCCGTTATATCCAGCTTGCCCACAACGTCTGGGACCCCAAGGCCGGCTACCCGAAAGCCAAAGTACTCTTCAACTTCGGCCGCGAAGAGGATGTAGACCGGGAAGCCCTGGTCCGCCTGGTAAAGAGTATTACGCGTTTTTTGGGACCGGAAGAGGCTTTACGCACCCAGGCAGAGTTAAACGGCAGCGCTCCCCTAACTTTTGTCTCCAGCCGGCCTATAGGTGGCGCCTGGGTGTTAAACGAGCTCTGGAACCAGCTGGGTATCAACCGCGTTTTAGCCGGGCTGCTGGCCAAACGTAAGTTCCAGGCGCCGGTAGAACGAGCCATCTTCGCTATGGTAGCCAACCGGGCTTTGAACCCGGCCAGTAAACTTAAGACCGAGGATTGGGTCAGCCACGATGTTTTCATTCCCGGCCTCCCGGACGTGCCGGTGCAAAACCTTTACCGAGCCATGGACTTCTTACTGGAGGCTGCTGAAGAACTGCAAAAGGATATCTTCTTCTCCGTGGCCCACCTCTTCAACCTGGAAGTCGATCTCCTGTACTTCGATACCACCTCCACCTACTTTGAAGTGGAAGAGGAGGATAATCCGGAGGACCATAAGCAGCACCTTCGGCGTAAAGGCAACTCCAAGGACCACCGGCCGGATTTACCCCAGGTGGTAATCGGCCTGGCTGTCACCAGGGAGGGCCTGCCGGTACGCTGCTGGGTCTGGCCGGGTAACACCGCCGACATGGCGGTAATCGAGCAAGTCAAAAAGGACCTGGTGGGCTGGCAACTGGGCCGGGTCATTACTGTTGTCGACCGCGGTTTTGCTTCGGAAGACAACCTTCGTTACCTCCAGCGCGCCGGCGGCCACTACATTGCCGGCGAAAAGATGCGCAGCGGCAAGGATACGGTGGCAGAGGCCCTTGCCCGGCCGGGCCGTTACAAAACTGTCAAGGATAACCTTGAAGTTAAAGAAGTTATCGTCGGCGACGGCGAAAAAAGGGTACGATATATCCTGGTACGTAACCCTAAAGAAGCAGAAAAAGACAGACTGGAGCGGGAGAAAATCCTGGCCCGCCTCAAGGAAGAATTAGCGGCCATTGGGGACCTCAAAGGCGAACCCCATACTAAAGCCTGCTGCCAGCTCATTGCCCATCCCACTTATGGCCGCTATCTCAAGACCGACAAGAAGGGACAACCCTATATCGATGCGGCCAGGGTGAAAGCTGAAGAGAAGCTGGACGGCAAATACCTTTTAAGAACCTCGGACGATACCATAAGTGCTGAAGACGTGGCCCTCGGCTACAAGCAACTGCTTGAGGTAGAGGATGCCTTCCGCACCATGAAGCAGTCCTTAGAGCTGCGGCCGGTCTATCATCGCCTGAGCGACCGCATCCATGCTCACGTCCTCCTGTGCTGGCTGGGACTGCTCCTAATCCGGGTAGCTGAAACGAAAGTGCAGGATAGCTGGCGGAACATCCGCCAGACCCTGGAACGCATGCACCTGGGCGAATTTGTTGGTCCTGAGGGCAGGGTACTCCAAAGGACGGAAACAACCCCGCCACAGCAGCATATCTTCAAGACCCTTGGGATAAAGGAACCGCCGCAAATAATCGCGGTCGAAACAAAGGCCAGAAAGGGTCCCTAG